A genomic window from Exiguobacterium acetylicum DSM 20416 includes:
- the pdxT gene encoding pyridoxal 5'-phosphate synthase glutaminase subunit PdxT codes for MVIGILDVQGAVREHQQQLEGLGVDVVLVKQASDLDGLDGLVLPGGESTAMRRLIERYALLEPLREKATTLPMFGTCAGMILLATAVEAGQSHLNAISMTVRRNAFGRQIDSFEGLLPVEGIEEPIEAVFIRAPLILSVGEGTRVIAKVGEQIVAVETSLHLACSFHPELTEDDRLHRYFLQKIKQRQSVRS; via the coding sequence ATGGTAATCGGTATTCTGGATGTTCAAGGCGCTGTCCGTGAGCATCAACAGCAGCTTGAAGGTCTCGGTGTCGATGTCGTTCTCGTCAAACAAGCGAGCGATCTCGACGGACTCGATGGACTCGTCTTACCAGGAGGCGAATCGACCGCGATGCGTCGATTGATCGAACGTTATGCCTTGCTGGAACCGCTTCGGGAAAAAGCGACGACGTTACCGATGTTCGGGACATGTGCCGGAATGATTCTGCTCGCAACTGCTGTTGAAGCAGGACAAAGTCATCTCAACGCGATTTCGATGACGGTCCGCCGGAATGCCTTCGGTCGACAAATCGATTCGTTTGAAGGACTGTTACCGGTTGAGGGAATCGAAGAGCCGATCGAGGCAGTGTTCATTCGGGCGCCATTGATTCTGTCTGTCGGGGAGGGAACACGAGTGATCGCGAAAGTCGGAGAGCAGATTGTCGCTGTTGAGACATCGCTACATCTTGCATGTTCGTTTCATCCTGAATTGACAGAGGACGATCGCTTGCATCGGTATTTTTTACAAAAGATTAAACAGCGGCAATCGGTTCGTTCATAA
- the guaB gene encoding IMP dehydrogenase — MWENKFAKEGLTFDDVLLVPRRSSVLPRDVDLSVTLCEGITLNIPLISAGMDTVTEAPMAIAMARQGGLGVIHKNMSMEEQAEHVDRVKRSENGVITNPFYLTPERQVYDAEYLMSKYRISGVPIVNNETERKLVGILTNRDLRFVKDYSTVIETVMTTEELVTAKVGTSLAEAEQILHKHRIEKLPLVDENGVLKGLITTKDIEKVEQYPHAAKDQFGRLLVAAAVGVTKDASTRAKFLVDAGVDALVVDTAHGHSEGVLLKVRELREEYPNLPIIAGNVATAEATRDLIEAGASVIKVGIGPGSICTTRVVAGVGVPQITAVFDCATEARKHGVSIIADGGIKYSGDIVKALAAGGHAVMLGSLLAGVEESPGEMEIYQGRQFKTYRGMGSEASMKRGSQDRYFQEADKKFVPEGIEGRVAYRGKLGDSVYQLVGGIRSGMGYCGAATLEELREETQFIRMTGAGLQESHPHDIQITKEASNYTRQ; from the coding sequence ATGTGGGAGAACAAATTTGCTAAAGAGGGTTTGACGTTTGATGACGTCTTACTCGTACCCCGTCGTTCGAGTGTCTTACCGCGCGACGTTGATTTATCTGTCACGCTATGTGAAGGGATCACACTTAATATTCCGTTGATCAGTGCTGGGATGGATACCGTCACAGAAGCACCGATGGCAATCGCAATGGCACGTCAAGGTGGTCTTGGTGTCATTCATAAGAACATGTCAATGGAAGAACAAGCAGAACATGTCGATCGCGTCAAACGTTCTGAAAATGGTGTCATCACGAATCCGTTCTATTTGACGCCAGAGCGTCAAGTCTACGATGCCGAGTATTTGATGAGTAAATATCGCATCTCAGGTGTTCCGATCGTGAACAATGAAACAGAGCGCAAATTAGTAGGGATTTTGACAAACCGTGATCTTCGTTTCGTCAAGGATTACTCAACTGTCATTGAAACGGTGATGACGACTGAAGAACTCGTGACAGCAAAGGTTGGTACGTCCCTCGCTGAAGCAGAACAGATTCTCCACAAACATCGCATTGAAAAGTTACCACTCGTTGATGAGAACGGTGTATTAAAAGGATTGATCACGACAAAAGATATCGAAAAAGTCGAACAGTATCCACATGCTGCGAAAGATCAATTCGGACGCTTACTCGTCGCAGCAGCTGTCGGCGTCACAAAAGATGCTTCGACACGTGCGAAGTTCCTTGTTGATGCAGGTGTTGATGCACTCGTCGTCGATACGGCACACGGTCATTCAGAAGGTGTTCTTCTCAAAGTACGTGAACTTCGTGAAGAATATCCAAACTTACCAATCATTGCGGGTAACGTTGCGACTGCTGAAGCAACACGCGATTTGATTGAAGCGGGTGCATCTGTCATCAAAGTTGGTATCGGACCTGGTTCGATCTGTACGACACGTGTTGTCGCAGGCGTCGGTGTACCACAAATCACAGCTGTCTTCGATTGTGCGACAGAAGCACGGAAACATGGTGTCTCGATCATCGCTGATGGTGGCATCAAGTATTCTGGCGATATCGTAAAAGCACTTGCTGCTGGTGGTCACGCTGTCATGCTCGGAAGCTTACTTGCAGGAGTAGAAGAGAGCCCAGGTGAGATGGAAATCTACCAAGGACGTCAATTCAAGACATACCGTGGTATGGGTTCTGAAGCATCGATGAAACGCGGTAGCCAAGATCGTTACTTCCAAGAAGCAGACAAGAAGTTCGTTCCAGAAGGAATCGAAGGACGTGTCGCTTACCGTGGTAAACTCGGCGATTCGGTTTACCAACTCGTTGGTGGTATTCGTTCAGGTATGGGATACTGTGGTGCTGCCACGTTAGAAGAGTTGCGTGAAGAGACACAGTTCATCCGTATGACGGGCGCTGGCTTACAAGAGAGCCACCCGCACGATATTCAAATTACAAAAGAAGCATCGAACTATACACGTCAGTAA
- a CDS encoding PLP-dependent aminotransferase family protein, with product MDMLSFQLTRNQEKPLYEQLYQQIRNEIIAGRLAYGTKLPSKRKLGQFLNLSQTTIELAYQQLVAEGYVESISRKGYFVLAYEELAYVKTSPVIEPRATKEKPIITYDFHPSKIEGVSFPFARWRKYAKDIIDTDHHPLVSLGHPQGDLALREEIATYLYHSRGVVCSPEQIVVGSGVEQLLPIVLFLLGRNVTYGIEDPGYHTTRLLLENHERMIEPIRVDANGLRIDQLQESSVDVMYVTPAHQFPSGSILSVNRRHQLLNWAAMDPTRFVIEDDYDSEFRYSGKSIPSLHNMDSNRVIYMSTFSKSLMPSLRIGYMVLPEVLRARYQTELSHYTCSVSRFDQTILTRFMKEGDFERHLNRMRKVYRRKLDVLIQSLRRIPALRLTGESAGLHVVVSVANGMTEQELVKRAQQQGIQVYGLSQYAQLPLLSDTPQIVLGFASLSEQELMEGLRLLMDAWDLHKSS from the coding sequence ATGGACATGCTATCATTTCAACTCACACGTAATCAGGAAAAACCACTTTATGAACAACTTTATCAACAGATTCGAAACGAAATCATTGCCGGTCGTTTAGCGTACGGCACGAAATTACCATCTAAACGAAAACTCGGTCAATTTTTGAACTTAAGTCAAACGACGATTGAGCTTGCCTATCAACAACTCGTCGCAGAAGGATATGTCGAATCCATCTCACGTAAAGGCTATTTTGTTCTTGCCTATGAGGAACTTGCTTACGTCAAAACCTCACCCGTCATTGAACCGCGTGCGACCAAAGAAAAACCAATTATTACGTATGATTTTCATCCAAGTAAGATTGAAGGGGTCTCTTTCCCGTTCGCCCGTTGGCGAAAGTATGCCAAAGACATCATCGATACCGATCACCATCCACTTGTCTCACTCGGTCATCCACAAGGCGATCTAGCATTACGCGAAGAGATTGCAACCTATCTCTATCATTCCCGTGGTGTCGTCTGTTCCCCAGAACAGATTGTTGTTGGTTCTGGTGTCGAGCAACTGTTGCCTATCGTTCTTTTCTTATTAGGACGAAACGTCACATACGGCATCGAAGATCCCGGTTATCATACGACCCGCCTCTTACTAGAGAATCATGAACGAATGATCGAACCGATTCGTGTCGATGCGAATGGATTACGGATCGATCAACTGCAGGAATCAAGCGTCGATGTCATGTATGTCACACCGGCACATCAGTTTCCGTCCGGTAGCATCCTGTCCGTCAATCGAAGACATCAATTGTTGAACTGGGCAGCGATGGATCCGACCCGTTTTGTCATCGAAGACGACTACGATAGCGAATTCCGCTACAGCGGTAAATCGATTCCGTCTTTGCACAACATGGACAGCAATCGTGTGATTTACATGAGTACTTTCTCAAAATCACTCATGCCTTCACTACGGATTGGTTATATGGTCTTACCCGAAGTCTTACGCGCACGGTATCAAACAGAACTATCACACTATACCTGTAGTGTCTCGCGCTTTGATCAAACGATTTTGACACGTTTCATGAAAGAGGGTGACTTTGAACGACATCTCAACCGGATGCGTAAAGTCTATCGTCGCAAACTCGATGTCTTAATCCAATCGCTTCGCCGAATTCCCGCCTTACGATTGACCGGTGAAAGTGCCGGACTCCATGTCGTCGTGTCCGTAGCGAACGGAATGACGGAGCAGGAGCTCGTAAAGCGGGCACAACAACAAGGCATCCAAGTATACGGTCTTTCTCAATACGCCCAGTTACCCCTCCTCTCCGATACACCTCAAATCGTCCTTGGATTTGCGAGTCTCTCTGAGCAAGAGTTGATGGAAGGATTACGCTTATTGATGGACGCGTGGGATTTGCATAAATCATCATGA
- the pdxS gene encoding pyridoxal 5'-phosphate synthase lyase subunit PdxS translates to MERQQGTDRVKRGMAEMQKGGVIMDVVNAEQAKIAEAAGAVAVMALERVPSDIRRDGGVARMADPLITEEVLGAVSIPVMAKCRIGHIVEARVLESMGVDFIDESEVLTPADEQYHLLKSEFTVPFVCGARDIGEAARRIAEGAAMIRTKGEPGTGNVVEAVRHMRQIQAQLNQILHVSPDELMTFAKEWGAPYEVLRDIRTQGRLPVVNFAAGGVATPADAALMMHLGSDGVFVGSGIFKSEHPERVARAIVEAVTYKDDFERIASLSKGLGTAMKGIDVTSMPFEERMATRGW, encoded by the coding sequence ATGGAACGTCAACAAGGAACGGATCGTGTCAAACGTGGAATGGCTGAAATGCAAAAGGGTGGCGTCATCATGGATGTCGTCAATGCGGAACAAGCGAAGATTGCGGAAGCAGCAGGAGCTGTTGCAGTCATGGCACTCGAGCGTGTCCCGTCTGATATTCGTCGTGACGGAGGTGTCGCACGAATGGCAGACCCGTTGATTACGGAAGAGGTACTCGGAGCGGTCTCAATTCCCGTCATGGCAAAATGCCGGATTGGTCATATCGTTGAGGCACGAGTACTTGAATCAATGGGGGTCGATTTCATCGATGAGAGTGAAGTCCTGACTCCAGCAGATGAGCAATACCATTTACTGAAGTCAGAGTTCACCGTGCCGTTCGTCTGTGGGGCACGTGATATTGGGGAAGCCGCTCGTCGCATCGCAGAAGGAGCCGCGATGATTCGGACGAAAGGCGAGCCAGGGACTGGGAACGTCGTCGAAGCTGTTCGCCATATGCGACAAATTCAAGCACAATTGAATCAGATTTTACATGTCAGTCCAGATGAATTGATGACATTTGCGAAAGAATGGGGTGCTCCGTACGAAGTATTACGTGATATTCGGACGCAGGGACGTCTACCGGTCGTCAACTTTGCAGCCGGGGGAGTCGCGACACCAGCTGATGCCGCACTCATGATGCATCTTGGGTCAGATGGTGTCTTCGTTGGATCAGGAATCTTTAAATCAGAACACCCAGAACGTGTCGCTCGGGCGATTGTCGAAGCCGTTACGTATAAAGATGATTTTGAGCGGATTGCGTCTTTATCCAAAGGACTCGGAACAGCGATGAAAGGGATCGATGTCACATCGATGCCGTTTGAAGAACGGATGGCGACACGCGGATGGTAA
- a CDS encoding D-alanyl-D-alanine carboxypeptidase family protein → MKRILLLCLSVLLVVGFPTAGQAAPSIQAESYIMADAVTGKILLQSEADVSLPPASMTKLMTLYLVRRQIELKKLTWDQKITPSEKALKLAKTSGIARVPVKAKTYTVREMYNAAFIKSANDAAVMLAETVAGSEATFVEKMNETAKQFGMNDTEYANASGLDAVDATLPGTNLMTATDIALLVIRYIKDYPDVLDVTNKTQMKLDGEVLNNSNKMLAKEKFAYTGMRGMKTGTTDLAGYCFASVTTRDNMTLVTVVMRTDSDQARFKETKKLLDYGFATFEPLTYYGKGERIKDVLPIKGATVRKLDVVTDGSLYVTVLKQAKTREPRFDFSKTTAPVTKQEVVGTVQVADDGIYLPGFETPRVNLYSATAVPLASVPTRLVRAWTAWSKQIEQAIQQSTLVNFQGDGVK, encoded by the coding sequence ATGAAACGAATCTTACTACTCTGTTTAAGTGTGTTGCTAGTCGTAGGATTTCCTACAGCGGGACAAGCAGCACCTTCGATTCAAGCAGAGTCTTACATAATGGCCGATGCGGTCACAGGGAAAATCCTTCTTCAATCGGAAGCGGATGTTTCGTTGCCTCCTGCTTCGATGACGAAGCTGATGACGCTCTACCTCGTCAGACGACAAATCGAATTGAAAAAACTGACATGGGATCAAAAAATCACGCCGAGTGAAAAAGCCTTAAAGCTTGCGAAGACGTCCGGAATCGCGCGTGTTCCAGTTAAAGCCAAAACATACACGGTTCGCGAGATGTATAATGCGGCATTCATCAAATCGGCCAATGATGCAGCGGTCATGCTAGCCGAAACTGTCGCTGGTTCAGAAGCGACGTTCGTTGAAAAGATGAATGAGACAGCAAAGCAGTTCGGGATGAATGACACGGAGTATGCGAATGCATCTGGTCTGGATGCTGTCGATGCAACCCTTCCAGGAACGAATTTGATGACAGCGACCGATATCGCCTTACTCGTCATTCGCTATATCAAGGATTACCCGGATGTACTGGATGTGACGAACAAAACACAGATGAAGCTTGATGGAGAGGTTTTGAATAACTCGAATAAGATGCTCGCGAAGGAAAAATTCGCATATACCGGCATGCGGGGGATGAAGACCGGAACGACCGATTTAGCGGGCTACTGCTTTGCCAGTGTGACAACGCGGGATAATATGACACTTGTTACGGTCGTCATGCGGACGGATTCCGATCAAGCCCGTTTCAAGGAAACGAAAAAACTACTCGATTATGGATTTGCGACGTTTGAGCCGTTGACGTATTACGGAAAAGGAGAACGGATCAAAGATGTTCTTCCAATTAAAGGAGCAACCGTTCGAAAGCTAGACGTCGTCACGGACGGTTCGTTATACGTCACGGTCTTAAAACAAGCGAAGACGCGGGAACCACGGTTCGACTTCTCAAAAACAACGGCTCCCGTGACAAAACAAGAAGTCGTCGGTACGGTGCAGGTCGCGGATGATGGGATCTATCTACCAGGATTTGAGACACCCCGTGTGAATTTATATAGCGCAACTGCCGTTCCACTTGCGAGTGTTCCGACACGGCTCGTCCGCGCTTGGACGGCTTGGTCGAAGCAAATTGAACAAGCGATTCAACAATCGACTCTTGTCAACTTCCAAGGCGATGGTGTAAAGTAA
- the serS gene encoding serine--tRNA ligase encodes MIDIKRLRQDFDAIQEKLAHRGEDLTDMNRFLSLDEKRRELIARTEVLKAERNEATKKIAELKRNKENADEAIAAMRSVGDEIKTLDDELREVEATLNQLLLGIPNIPHDSVPVGSSEDDNVVVREVGDKPAFDFEAVPHWDLMEQLKIVDVERAGKVTGSRFVFYRGAGARLERALINFMMDLHQDQHGYTEILPPLMVNRDSMTGTGQLPKFEEDAFKVEETNYFLVPTAEVPVTNMHREEILTADQLPIGYAAYSQCFRSEAGSAGRDTRGLIRQHQFNKVELVRFVKPEESYEQLELLTGQAETVLKKLKLPYQVLSMCTADLGFTAAKKYDIEVWMPSQGVYREISSCSNFEDFQARRAQIRFRREANAKPEFVHTLNGSALAVGRTVAAILENYQQADGSVVIPEVLRPYMGGLEVIQA; translated from the coding sequence ATGATTGATATTAAACGATTACGCCAAGATTTTGACGCCATTCAAGAAAAGTTAGCGCACCGAGGAGAGGACTTAACGGACATGAACCGTTTCCTCTCACTTGATGAGAAGCGTCGAGAACTGATTGCGCGGACAGAAGTGTTGAAAGCAGAACGAAATGAAGCGACGAAAAAAATTGCTGAACTCAAGCGCAATAAGGAAAACGCGGATGAAGCAATCGCTGCGATGCGTAGTGTCGGAGACGAGATCAAGACACTTGACGACGAGTTACGTGAAGTCGAAGCGACATTGAACCAGCTTCTCCTCGGTATCCCGAACATTCCACATGACAGCGTACCAGTCGGTTCTTCTGAAGACGATAACGTCGTCGTGCGTGAAGTTGGTGACAAACCAGCGTTTGACTTTGAAGCAGTTCCACACTGGGATTTGATGGAGCAATTAAAAATCGTCGACGTCGAGCGTGCCGGAAAAGTCACAGGTAGCCGTTTCGTTTTTTACCGCGGAGCCGGTGCACGTCTTGAGCGGGCATTGATCAACTTCATGATGGACCTCCATCAAGATCAGCACGGCTACACAGAAATCTTGCCACCACTCATGGTCAACCGTGACTCTATGACAGGAACAGGGCAACTGCCGAAGTTCGAAGAGGATGCGTTTAAAGTCGAAGAGACGAACTACTTCCTCGTACCGACAGCAGAAGTTCCGGTGACGAACATGCACCGTGAAGAAATCCTAACTGCAGATCAGTTACCGATCGGTTATGCGGCGTACAGCCAATGTTTCCGTTCAGAAGCAGGTTCTGCCGGACGCGATACGCGCGGTTTGATCCGTCAGCACCAATTCAATAAAGTTGAACTCGTTCGTTTCGTCAAACCAGAAGAATCTTACGAGCAACTTGAATTGTTAACAGGACAAGCGGAAACGGTCTTGAAAAAGCTAAAGCTTCCGTATCAAGTGTTGAGCATGTGTACAGCTGATCTCGGATTCACGGCTGCGAAGAAATACGACATCGAAGTCTGGATGCCAAGCCAAGGCGTTTATCGTGAAATCTCTTCTTGTTCAAACTTTGAAGATTTCCAAGCACGCCGGGCACAAATCCGTTTCCGCCGCGAAGCGAACGCAAAACCAGAATTCGTTCATACGTTAAACGGTTCTGCCCTTGCAGTCGGTCGGACAGTTGCTGCGATCTTAGAGAACTACCAGCAAGCGGATGGATCAGTTGTTATTCCAGAAGTGCTTCGTCCATACATGGGTGGTCTTGAAGTGATTCAAGCTTAA